One Oryza brachyantha chromosome 3, ObraRS2, whole genome shotgun sequence DNA segment encodes these proteins:
- the LOC102717224 gene encoding transmembrane emp24 domain-containing protein p24delta9-like, which yields MAASPSLLAAILLAAAAGVEALVFDVPSGGSKCLTEELRRGALSHASYRVAEATSAAASTVSARVAGPRGEELHLAEGVEAGDFRFEAAEDGKYTACFWTPRYDRGAAVSVDVQWDTGVRSHAQPAVAAAKEGGVDSITGELKKLEVSARLIHEEMISLHRSEDEMQMLNEDTAMKIHFFTLLSLAVCVGVAGLQLWHLKTFFQKRHIL from the exons AtggccgcgtcgccgtccctcctcgccgccatcctcctggccgcggccgccggcgtcgaggcCCTGGTGTTCGACGTGCCGTCGGGCGGCTCCAAGTGCCTGACCGAGGAGCTCCGCCGTGGGGCGCTCTCCCACGCCTCGTACCGCGTGGCCGAGGCCACGTCGGCGGCAGCGTCCACGGTCTCGGCGCGCGTGGCGGGGCCCCGCGGCGAGGAGCTGCACCTGGCGGAGGGCGTGGAGGCCGGGGATTTCAGGTTCGAGGCCGCGGAGGATGGCAAGTACACCGCCTGCTTCTGGACGCCCCGCTACGACCGTGGCGCCGCTGTCTCCGTCGACGTGCAGTGGGACACCGGAGTCCGCAGTCACGCCCAAcccgcggtcgccgccgccaaggaAGGCGGCGTCGAT TCGATCACTGGAGAGTTGAAGAAATTGGAGGTTTCTGCCCGGCTCATACACGAAGAGATGATTTCTCTCCATCGGAG CGAGGACGAGATGCAGATGCTCAACGAAGACACAGCCATGAAAATACACTTCTTCACCCTGTTATCTCTGGCAGTTTGCGTTGGAGTTGCAGGGCTGCAGCTGTGGCATCTGAAGactttctttcaaaaaagacACATACTTTAG